The following DNA comes from Corynebacterium atrinae.
TCTAGAATGCATCCGGCTACTTCACGTTTCCGCAGGTCGCGGAGAATCTGAATTCACATTCTAGAGAATTTTTGTTGATCGCGACTTCCTGATCGCGACGCCAGTCGCTTCCAGCGACGGAGGAACAGTGCCAAGGTCTACAACGCCTTCGAGAGCTGTTGCGCTGAATTGACGAGCTCGGCGCTCCACTTGTGCCCAGGGTGGGGGCGCAGGCGTTCGGCGGGGCCCGAGATGGACAGTACGGCGACGAGGGTCCCGGCGGAGGAGAAGACGGGAGCGGAGAGGGAGGCGAGGCCGACTTCGCGTTCGGCGACGGACTCGGACCAGCCTTGGTGGCGGACTTCGTCGAGTTCCTCGGCGGTGAAGGCGGCGTGGGGGAGGAGGGCGTCGCGAAGCTGTGTGCTGCCGTGGGCGAGGAAGATTTTGGCGGCGGACCCGGAGGTGAGGGGCAGTTGGGAGCCGACGGGGACGGTGTTTTGGAGTCCGGCAGCGGGCTCTTGGGCGGCGACGCAGGTGCGGGTGTCGCCGTCGAGCTCGTAGAGCTGGACGGATTCGCCGGTGATGTCTTTGAGTGCGGACATGAGGGGGAGGGCGGCGTCGATAAGCAGGTCTTTGCCGCCGGCGTTAAGGGCG
Coding sequences within:
- a CDS encoding IclR family transcriptional regulator, producing the protein MGQYNAVSGIKVLDRSVAILQAVAAEPLSLTELCETTGLPRATTHRLATALEAHRLLSRGPDGRWSTGPTIAALNAGGKDLLIDAALPLMSALKDITGESVQLYELDGDTRTCVAAQEPAAGLQNTVPVGSQLPLTSGSAAKIFLAHGSTQLRDALLPHAAFTAEELDEVRHQGWSESVAEREVGLASLSAPVFSSAGTLVAVLSISGPAERLRPHPGHKWSAELVNSAQQLSKAL